The following coding sequences are from one Desulfuromonadaceae bacterium window:
- a CDS encoding lipoate--protein ligase family protein has protein sequence MIRSGYLTASDNMALDQALLESVSAGISEPVLRFYRWAPAAVTIGYAQPSRTVNLAACRRLGIDVVRRCTGGRAVLHGDEVTYSLIAPERGASFPADILGSYRRIADALLDALDDLGLQATLSPGRERHTASLRYSSACFITPSSYELVYDGCKITGSAQKRNGSAFLQHGSIPLMLDPYLLSCALNPDDCDHHAAAVHFKSKIGWLNRWLACPTTVSAVETALIAAFVRHFDFPMIECAPTAAELERMRQLSATRYAKILVGKAEAVTRQKE, from the coding sequence TTGATTCGTAGCGGATATCTGACCGCCAGTGACAACATGGCCCTCGATCAGGCGTTGCTTGAGTCGGTGTCTGCCGGTATCTCTGAACCGGTGCTGCGCTTCTATCGATGGGCACCTGCTGCGGTGACGATTGGCTACGCGCAGCCGTCCAGGACGGTTAACCTTGCCGCCTGCCGCAGGTTGGGGATTGATGTTGTGCGGCGCTGCACCGGCGGTCGCGCGGTCTTGCACGGCGACGAAGTCACTTACTCGCTCATTGCCCCGGAGCGAGGTGCTTCGTTTCCGGCCGATATTCTGGGCAGTTACCGAAGAATAGCCGACGCACTGCTCGATGCACTTGATGATTTGGGGTTGCAGGCGACGCTGTCTCCTGGGCGTGAGCGTCATACCGCGAGCTTGAGATATTCCAGTGCCTGCTTTATCACCCCCTCCAGCTATGAACTTGTGTATGACGGGTGCAAGATAACCGGCAGCGCTCAAAAACGTAACGGCTCGGCTTTTCTGCAACACGGGTCGATTCCGCTGATGCTTGATCCCTATTTACTGAGTTGCGCGCTTAACCCGGATGATTGCGATCACCATGCCGCTGCTGTTCACTTCAAGAGTAAAATCGGTTGGCTGAATCGCTGGCTTGCCTGCCCAACAACTGTATCTGCGGTCGAGACGGCGCTGATTGCGGCATTTGTGCGACATTTCGATTTTCCCATGATTGAATGCGCCCCGACCGCTGCTGAACTGGAAAGGATGCGCCAGCTCTCAGCGACACGCTACGCAAAGATTCTTGTTGGCAAAGCGGAAGCAGTTACCAGACAGAAGGAATGA
- the accC gene encoding acetyl-CoA carboxylase biotin carboxylase subunit yields MFHKILIANRGEIALRIIRACKELGIKTVAVHSDVDSEALHVKIADESVCIGPAKSADSYLNIKAIISAAELTDADAIHPGYGFLSENAEFADVCEKCGITFIGPTPRNMRLMGDKITARQTVIKAGVPILPGTTDGVNSVDEAQKVAAEIGFPIIIKATAGGGGRGMKIVHSPASLPNAFAAARTEALAGFGNADVYIEKYCERPRHVEIQIMGDKHGNVIHLGERDCSIQRRHQKLIEEAPCSVLTPELRERMGTAAVAAARSVSYASAGTVEFLLDKDMNFYFMEMNTRVQVEHPVTEMVTGIDIIKEQIRSAAGLPLRFKQEDIKIQGHSIECRVNAEDPVKFTPFPGKINGYHTPGGMGVRVDSAVYDQYTVLPHYDSMIAKLIVHAETREEAIKRMARALDEYIIEGIKTTIPFHRKIMANKDFIDGDIDTSFLENVIL; encoded by the coding sequence ATGTTTCATAAAATTCTGATTGCCAACCGTGGTGAAATCGCGTTGCGAATCATTCGGGCTTGCAAAGAACTCGGAATTAAAACCGTAGCGGTACACTCAGATGTTGATAGTGAGGCCCTGCACGTCAAGATCGCTGACGAAAGCGTTTGCATTGGACCCGCTAAAAGCGCAGACAGTTATCTGAATATCAAGGCGATTATCAGTGCCGCAGAATTGACTGACGCCGACGCTATTCATCCCGGTTATGGCTTTTTATCTGAAAATGCCGAGTTTGCTGACGTCTGTGAGAAATGCGGGATCACTTTTATCGGGCCAACTCCGCGGAACATGCGCTTGATGGGCGACAAGATCACTGCCCGACAAACCGTCATCAAGGCCGGAGTGCCGATCCTCCCAGGGACGACCGATGGTGTCAACAGTGTTGACGAAGCGCAGAAGGTCGCTGCTGAAATTGGTTTTCCGATTATTATCAAGGCAACGGCGGGTGGTGGCGGTCGCGGTATGAAGATTGTACATTCTCCGGCTTCGCTGCCCAATGCGTTTGCTGCCGCTCGCACCGAGGCTCTGGCCGGATTCGGTAACGCTGATGTCTACATCGAAAAGTACTGTGAACGTCCCCGTCACGTTGAAATTCAGATCATGGGGGATAAACATGGTAATGTCATTCATTTGGGGGAACGGGATTGTTCCATTCAGCGCCGCCACCAAAAGCTGATTGAAGAAGCTCCGTGTTCAGTGCTGACACCTGAGCTGCGCGAGAGAATGGGGACTGCGGCGGTTGCTGCCGCCAGGTCTGTTTCTTATGCCAGCGCCGGCACGGTCGAGTTTTTGCTCGACAAAGACATGAACTTTTATTTCATGGAAATGAATACTCGGGTTCAGGTTGAGCACCCGGTGACAGAGATGGTTACCGGGATCGACATTATCAAAGAACAGATTCGCTCTGCTGCCGGGTTGCCGCTGCGTTTCAAACAGGAAGACATAAAAATTCAGGGGCACTCCATCGAATGCCGGGTCAACGCCGAAGACCCGGTCAAATTCACTCCGTTTCCGGGTAAAATCAACGGTTATCACACCCCTGGCGGGATGGGCGTCCGTGTCGACAGCGCGGTTTATGATCAATATACCGTTTTGCCACACTACGATTCGATGATTGCCAAGCTGATTGTTCATGCGGAAACCCGTGAGGAAGCGATCAAACGCATGGCACGGGCACTTGATGAATATATTATCGAGGGGATCAAGACGACGATCCCGTTTCATCGTAAAATTATGGCGAACAAAGATTTTATCGATGGCGACATTGATACCAGTTTTCTGGAAAATGTCATCCTCTAG
- the accB gene encoding acetyl-CoA carboxylase biotin carboxyl carrier protein codes for MDIKDLKTLIKLVTDTDITEFEIENSEEKILIKRGSQPEVIHMAAPQQFAAAPLPVAPAAATAVATTSAAPVVAADDKYETITSPIVGTFYRKPGPDADCYVEVGTTVAAGATVCLVEAMKMFNEIEAEFKCRIVEILKEDAAPVEYGEALFKVERI; via the coding sequence GTGGATATTAAAGATCTGAAAACATTGATAAAGCTGGTCACTGATACGGATATTACGGAGTTTGAAATCGAGAACAGCGAAGAAAAGATTCTGATCAAACGTGGCTCGCAGCCTGAGGTGATTCACATGGCCGCGCCGCAGCAGTTCGCCGCTGCTCCGTTGCCGGTTGCTCCGGCTGCCGCCACTGCCGTTGCGACAACCTCGGCGGCTCCGGTTGTCGCTGCCGACGACAAGTATGAGACGATTACCTCCCCGATTGTCGGCACTTTTTATCGCAAGCCGGGTCCCGATGCGGATTGCTATGTTGAAGTCGGTACCACCGTTGCTGCGGGCGCCACTGTTTGCCTGGTCGAGGCGATGAAGATGTTCAACGAAATTGAGGCGGAATTCAAATGTCGTATCGTTGAAATTCTGAAAGAAGATGCTGCTCCGGTCGAGTACGGTGAAGCGTTGTTCAAAGTTGAGCGGATTTAA
- a CDS encoding aminopeptidase P family protein, whose product MKSDYCREDLLHRQQRASRLLTDGLDAVVFFDLHSVRYLCGFTGTDGVVVVSAEGVEFLTDSRYVVQAAAEVLATRITRYNEKNSGIADCLKRVQAQRVGYEANAITCSSFAELENQVDVAWVGMSAELNAMRALKSPAEIAAIESATTISAQAFAAIEPLLTPGQVERDIALELEIEQRRLGADARAFEFIVASGERGALPHGVASTKRLAAGELVTIDFGCRFAGYHSDETVTVAIGDISARLRTIYDTVLEAHDRALQCVAPGVPLREIDAVARDYIGVAGYSDYFGHGLGHGVGLKVHEAPVVSPRSESLAEVGMVFTIEPGIYIPGCGGVRIEDMVVVTDDGCRTLTRIPKKFRCWVA is encoded by the coding sequence ATGAAGTCAGATTATTGCCGTGAAGATTTGCTGCACCGCCAGCAGCGGGCGTCTCGACTGTTGACTGACGGTCTGGATGCCGTTGTTTTTTTTGATCTCCACTCAGTGCGCTACCTGTGTGGCTTTACTGGTACCGACGGCGTTGTGGTGGTGTCTGCAGAAGGGGTAGAATTTCTGACCGATTCGCGGTACGTCGTTCAGGCTGCAGCAGAAGTTCTCGCCACGCGGATTACCCGCTATAACGAAAAAAATTCCGGCATTGCTGATTGCCTCAAACGTGTGCAGGCGCAGCGGGTTGGCTACGAGGCGAACGCTATCACCTGTTCCAGCTTCGCAGAACTTGAAAATCAAGTTGACGTTGCCTGGGTCGGCATGTCAGCGGAACTCAACGCAATGCGTGCCTTGAAAAGCCCCGCTGAGATTGCTGCTATTGAATCTGCAACAACCATTTCAGCACAGGCTTTCGCTGCCATTGAACCGTTGCTGACCCCTGGTCAAGTTGAGCGTGACATTGCCCTGGAGCTCGAAATTGAGCAGAGACGGCTGGGTGCCGATGCTCGGGCCTTTGAATTTATCGTTGCATCGGGAGAGCGTGGCGCACTCCCTCACGGGGTTGCGTCAACCAAACGACTGGCAGCCGGTGAACTGGTGACCATCGACTTTGGCTGTCGCTTCGCTGGGTATCATTCCGATGAAACGGTGACGGTTGCCATTGGTGATATATCTGCCCGTTTGCGAACGATTTACGATACGGTCCTCGAAGCGCATGACCGGGCGCTGCAATGTGTTGCTCCGGGAGTGCCACTGCGTGAAATTGATGCGGTTGCCCGCGATTACATTGGCGTTGCCGGTTACAGTGATTATTTCGGTCATGGTCTGGGGCACGGGGTTGGTTTGAAGGTTCACGAAGCGCCGGTGGTATCGCCACGCAGTGAATCTTTGGCCGAAGTCGGCATGGTGTTCACGATTGAGCCTGGAATCTACATTCCGGGGTGTGGCGGGGTGAGAATTGAAGACATGGTTGTGGTGACCGATGACGGTTGTCGGACGCTCACCCGGATTCCCAAAAAATTTCGTTGTTGGGTGGCGTAA
- the aroQ gene encoding type II 3-dehydroquinate dehydratase, with protein sequence MKILVLHGPNLNLLGTREPDIYGSRNLAEIDSELTAYAAACSVEVEIHQSNHEGMLVDLIHAAASSGVSGLIMNPGAYTHTSIALRDAIVATGMPTVEVHLSNIHARESFRCKSFIAPVAVGQISGFGAMGYRLALDGLLSRLR encoded by the coding sequence ATGAAAATTCTTGTCCTGCATGGCCCCAACCTCAATTTACTGGGAACGCGTGAGCCCGACATCTACGGATCACGGAACCTGGCCGAGATCGACTCCGAGCTGACGGCGTATGCCGCCGCATGCAGCGTGGAAGTGGAGATTCATCAGTCAAATCATGAAGGGATGCTGGTCGATTTGATTCACGCTGCTGCCAGTTCAGGTGTCTCGGGGCTGATCATGAATCCTGGTGCCTATACTCATACCAGCATTGCTTTGCGGGATGCAATCGTCGCTACCGGCATGCCTACCGTCGAGGTTCACCTGAGCAACATCCATGCCCGCGAATCATTCCGCTGCAAGTCGTTTATTGCTCCGGTGGCAGTTGGTCAGATCAGTGGTTTTGGCGCGATGGGGTATCGACTGGCTCTTGATGGGTTGCTTTCCCGTTTGCGATGA
- a CDS encoding roadblock/LC7 domain-containing protein — protein sequence MFDEILCRIVDETKGGLGAVLMGYDGIAVEQYFLPREEFDLQLVAVEYANILKEVRKTAEILRSGETEEVSIRTKKYYVIIRTVGDEYFVVMTLERDGNYGKARYLLTREVPQLLSALA from the coding sequence ATGTTTGATGAAATCCTTTGTCGCATTGTTGATGAAACAAAAGGTGGCCTCGGTGCTGTCCTGATGGGGTATGACGGCATTGCTGTCGAACAGTACTTTTTGCCGCGAGAAGAGTTCGATTTGCAACTCGTTGCGGTTGAATACGCCAATATCCTCAAAGAAGTTCGCAAGACTGCCGAGATTTTACGTTCCGGTGAAACCGAGGAAGTTTCTATCCGCACCAAGAAATATTATGTGATTATCCGCACCGTGGGCGATGAATACTTTGTGGTTATGACTCTTGAGCGCGACGGTAATTATGGCAAGGCACGCTATCTGCTGACACGTGAAGTGCCACAGCTACTCTCGGCACTGGCCTGA
- a CDS encoding tetratricopeptide repeat protein has translation MAVDYDILYKKIAECTELLATNRQSPVFVDLCEAYRQLGMLEDAASVARQGLALVPQSVPGLVSLGRVLAQQGDLSGAVDVFSNAVAIDGTAMPALTGLARVLVMQGNTLRAREVIQRAAQINPHDSTVKKILSALGNAAMPPPSATPAPPPPAEPATEGHLDPIATLTIAELYERQGLVERALKVYRDLLHKEPENELLRSKVARLQDCQSTVSGGTENAEKPDNAPGQEASPSQVTTPIPEINGVYLATLNRWLDAIQQRRAHV, from the coding sequence ATGGCCGTTGATTACGATATTCTCTACAAAAAAATAGCCGAATGCACCGAACTGCTGGCAACAAATCGCCAGTCACCGGTTTTTGTTGATCTCTGTGAGGCATATCGACAGCTGGGAATGCTTGAAGATGCCGCTAGTGTTGCCAGGCAGGGACTGGCACTTGTTCCACAAAGTGTGCCGGGGCTGGTTTCGCTGGGGAGGGTTCTTGCTCAGCAGGGCGACCTTTCCGGTGCAGTCGATGTGTTTAGCAATGCGGTGGCTATTGACGGCACTGCAATGCCCGCACTGACCGGCCTGGCTCGTGTTTTGGTGATGCAAGGCAACACGCTTCGCGCTCGCGAGGTCATTCAGCGCGCCGCACAGATCAATCCGCACGATTCAACGGTTAAAAAAATTCTTTCGGCGTTGGGGAATGCCGCAATGCCGCCGCCGTCAGCTACTCCCGCACCGCCCCCTCCCGCAGAACCTGCTACCGAGGGGCATCTTGACCCGATTGCGACGCTGACTATCGCAGAACTCTACGAACGGCAGGGGTTGGTGGAACGCGCGCTTAAAGTGTATCGAGATCTCTTGCACAAGGAACCTGAAAACGAGCTGCTGCGGAGCAAGGTTGCCCGCTTGCAAGACTGTCAGTCTACCGTTTCGGGGGGCACCGAAAATGCAGAAAAGCCTGATAACGCGCCAGGGCAGGAAGCTTCTCCCTCTCAGGTGACCACACCAATTCCTGAAATTAATGGCGTCTATCTCGCTACGCTCAACCGCTGGTTGGACGCTATTCAGCAGAGGAGGGCTCATGTTTGA
- the aroB gene encoding 3-dehydroquinate synthase: MQLTGERVVVGLAERSYPILIGHGTLDHVGATFQSVSFPSRVALITNPTVASFYQDRVEKSLRSAGFDVLTITVQDGEIYKSLATLESIYDQLIAARFDRNCGLVALGGGVVGDMTGFAAATFLRGIPFAQIPTTLLAQVDSSVGGKTAVNHRSGKNLIGAFYQPKLVFIDVATLATLPEREYLAGIAEVVKYGIISDHDFFQQLDADALRLLAREPEVLVAVVKRSCQIKANVVELDETETSLRAILNFGHTFGHAVETATGYVDYLHGEAVAVGMLVAAKISARMGFCTAADVATIERFFEKLKLPVTPPHYPLETYLSAMMRDKKVKSGVLRMALNKGIGDCTIVDIEHPEQIFAQVLSGSGAMHGR, translated from the coding sequence ATGCAGTTGACGGGTGAAAGAGTCGTTGTGGGGCTTGCTGAACGAAGCTACCCGATCCTTATTGGCCACGGTACCCTTGATCATGTTGGAGCGACCTTCCAGTCCGTGTCGTTCCCGTCCCGGGTTGCGCTGATCACTAATCCCACGGTGGCGTCCTTTTATCAGGATCGGGTGGAAAAAAGTTTGCGTTCGGCAGGTTTTGATGTGCTGACGATAACTGTTCAAGATGGTGAAATCTATAAATCGCTGGCAACGCTTGAGTCGATTTATGATCAGCTTATCGCCGCCCGTTTCGATCGCAACTGCGGACTTGTTGCACTCGGCGGGGGCGTGGTGGGGGATATGACCGGGTTCGCTGCCGCGACTTTTTTGCGTGGTATTCCGTTTGCGCAGATTCCCACGACCTTGTTAGCCCAGGTCGACAGTTCGGTGGGCGGCAAGACCGCAGTCAATCACCGCTCAGGAAAAAATCTGATCGGTGCCTTTTACCAGCCAAAACTGGTATTTATCGATGTTGCTACGCTCGCTACTTTGCCGGAAAGGGAGTATCTTGCGGGGATTGCAGAGGTTGTAAAATACGGGATCATCAGCGACCACGATTTTTTTCAGCAGCTCGATGCCGACGCGTTACGACTCCTTGCCCGTGAGCCGGAAGTTCTGGTTGCGGTGGTTAAGAGGTCTTGCCAAATAAAGGCGAATGTTGTAGAACTTGACGAGACTGAAACGTCACTCCGCGCGATTCTTAACTTTGGGCACACGTTCGGTCATGCGGTTGAAACAGCCACGGGTTACGTCGATTATCTGCATGGTGAAGCGGTTGCTGTCGGCATGTTGGTTGCGGCTAAAATCTCGGCGCGGATGGGGTTCTGTACCGCCGCCGATGTGGCAACGATCGAGAGGTTTTTTGAAAAACTCAAACTGCCTGTTACTCCACCGCACTACCCACTGGAGACATATCTGTCGGCAATGATGAGAGACAAGAAGGTCAAATCCGGGGTGTTGCGTATGGCCCTTAATAAGGGGATAGGCGATTGTACAATCGTTGATATCGAACATCCCGAACAGATCTTCGCGCAGGTACTGTCAGGTTCTGGAGCAATGCATGGCCGTTGA
- the aroC gene encoding chorismate synthase — MIRYLTAGESHGPELTAIVEGIPAHLELSHEDVNCHLARRQQGHGRGGRMMIESDTVEFTSGVRWGKTLGSPLTLKIINRDWVNWNQKMSPLAGDRIDGIEITRPRPGHADLSGSIKYRQDDIRNILERSSARETAVRVAVGAVCQKLLAAFAIKVAGYVTEIGPVAAQGRDIDYDLKIKRSAESPCRTFDLAAEQQMIAEIDQAKEQGDTLGGVVEVVVLGAPIGLGSYVQWDRKLDAKLAMSIMSIQAFKGVEVGLGFAAARTPGSQVHDEIFHDGEGYTRTTNRAGGIEGGMSNGEAIIIRGAMKPIPTLYKPLKSVDIQSKQAFEATVERSDACAVPAAAVVAEAVVAIDIANAMLEKFGGDSIGEMMSNFQHYQRYVSER, encoded by the coding sequence ATGATCAGATATTTGACTGCCGGAGAGTCGCATGGCCCTGAGCTGACAGCGATTGTTGAAGGAATTCCGGCGCATCTCGAACTAAGTCATGAGGACGTCAACTGTCATCTGGCGCGCCGCCAACAGGGACATGGGCGGGGCGGACGGATGATGATTGAGTCTGATACGGTTGAGTTCACGTCGGGGGTGCGGTGGGGCAAGACCCTTGGTTCGCCGTTGACCCTGAAAATAATCAATCGTGACTGGGTGAACTGGAATCAGAAAATGTCTCCGTTGGCTGGTGACCGGATTGATGGTATCGAGATAACGCGTCCCCGACCCGGTCATGCGGACTTGTCAGGCAGTATCAAATACCGTCAGGACGATATCCGCAATATTCTGGAAAGGTCGAGCGCGCGTGAAACTGCGGTGCGCGTCGCCGTTGGCGCGGTTTGTCAAAAGCTGTTGGCTGCTTTTGCTATCAAGGTTGCCGGGTATGTGACAGAAATTGGCCCGGTTGCAGCCCAGGGGCGTGACATTGATTATGATCTGAAGATCAAACGCAGCGCTGAATCTCCCTGCCGAACGTTTGACCTTGCTGCCGAGCAACAGATGATTGCTGAAATTGATCAGGCCAAAGAGCAGGGGGATACCCTTGGCGGTGTTGTTGAGGTTGTCGTCCTTGGTGCCCCGATCGGTCTGGGCAGTTATGTCCAGTGGGATCGTAAGCTGGACGCCAAACTGGCAATGTCAATCATGAGTATTCAGGCGTTTAAGGGCGTCGAAGTCGGGCTTGGTTTTGCTGCCGCGCGGACTCCTGGTTCCCAGGTTCACGATGAAATTTTCCATGATGGTGAAGGTTACACGCGCACAACGAACCGTGCGGGTGGCATCGAAGGGGGGATGAGCAACGGCGAGGCAATTATTATTCGCGGTGCGATGAAGCCGATCCCAACCTTGTACAAGCCGTTGAAGTCGGTTGACATTCAGTCTAAACAAGCATTTGAAGCAACCGTCGAGCGTTCCGATGCCTGTGCTGTTCCCGCCGCCGCAGTTGTTGCCGAGGCGGTTGTCGCGATAGACATCGCCAATGCCATGCTTGAAAAATTTGGTGGTGATTCAATCGGGGAAATGATGTCAAACTTTCAGCATTACCAACGGTACGTCAGTGAACGCTGA
- the pilQ gene encoding type IV pilus secretin PilQ has product MLTCCKLALLPLLVLVLMVGAERGHALDRGTTNTLEDIRVSTQDGATAVDIVTAMPIGYRYTVYDSLQPVRVVIDLPGTDVSAVRPAAVNSPIVESIRTTPFDLTSGKLGRIELLLSRSVHYQVEPGPSGLSIVFDAVAEAGAAAVPVASLPVETTAAAVPVSPIPAPETIAPDTQKKSDSNQSSPSSPGTKATKIEIDEQMLVVHMDGSASEVKSFSLGAPPRFVVDLFSVSPTFKEREFPLGSGFKQLRVGVYKDKLRLVLDAAERVPPSSVETASGAVSVRWGENRNTTVRMPAPLAATPVTIEAVDFKVDNGHSILEIRSSAPFKSSQPEQHGNIVQFGIENALISQLIKRVIDTSSFPSAVRLITPYTVTDGDKQNVRFAVELKGPVKYSFSAAGNSLKMVVVDGPFAETVPAQPSTLDVVTSRDTVTRAARVASSEDSPKNAPSGASTGADENSVVGDAVPVAGTEKADLSPQAMQEGRYIGQKISLVFDNADIRKILQLIGEVSEMNIIASDDVKGSVTLRLIDVPWDQALDLIMEIQGLGMIPQGNILRVMPKEKISEMQQSAYTAARTQEKIENLVTDYIQVNYTELKNVIGPLKNILTPGRGKIDEDSRNKQIIITDIPSVVARARDLVSKIDTPERQVLIEARIVEANASFSRDLGVKWGLSKTNPNAGSNNPSAINVGLGGSFLIAPPTAGSVGQAGFATGITFGQLGIDSTILDMRISALESSGRGKVVSSPRITTLNGLAAKISSGTKIPYQSTDDSGSAKTEFVDANLSLNVTPVINPDNSVILTIAASNSSIGSTVSTGAGTAPSIDTKDANTTVLVKDGQTTVIGGIFVEQEVESIAGVPLLQDIPMIGHLFQSKSVQNSRSELLIFITPRIID; this is encoded by the coding sequence GTGTTGACGTGCTGTAAGTTGGCGCTTCTGCCGTTGCTTGTACTTGTGTTGATGGTGGGGGCGGAGCGTGGCCATGCTCTTGACCGCGGGACCACGAACACTCTTGAGGATATCCGGGTGAGCACGCAGGATGGCGCGACTGCCGTAGATATCGTCACTGCCATGCCGATTGGCTATCGTTATACCGTCTATGATTCTTTGCAGCCGGTCCGGGTGGTTATTGATTTGCCGGGTACCGATGTGAGCGCGGTTCGACCTGCTGCCGTGAATTCCCCCATTGTCGAAAGCATCCGCACGACCCCATTTGATCTGACTTCGGGGAAACTGGGACGTATCGAACTGCTTCTTTCCCGGAGCGTGCATTATCAGGTAGAACCCGGCCCGAGTGGCTTGTCAATCGTGTTTGATGCCGTTGCTGAGGCTGGTGCTGCCGCAGTGCCTGTTGCCAGCCTTCCGGTTGAAACAACGGCAGCGGCTGTGCCCGTCTCCCCAATCCCGGCGCCGGAAACGATCGCACCCGACACCCAAAAAAAATCAGATTCAAACCAGAGCAGCCCTTCTTCGCCAGGCACCAAAGCGACAAAGATAGAGATTGACGAGCAGATGCTTGTGGTACACATGGACGGTTCTGCCAGTGAGGTCAAATCGTTCTCCCTGGGGGCTCCGCCTCGCTTTGTTGTCGATCTCTTCAGTGTTTCTCCAACCTTCAAGGAACGTGAATTCCCGCTCGGATCGGGATTCAAGCAACTCCGGGTTGGTGTCTATAAAGATAAGCTGCGCCTGGTTCTTGATGCAGCGGAGCGCGTGCCACCGAGTTCTGTGGAGACGGCATCCGGTGCGGTGAGCGTCCGTTGGGGCGAAAACAGAAATACGACGGTTCGCATGCCAGCCCCTTTGGCCGCGACACCGGTAACGATCGAGGCGGTTGATTTTAAAGTGGACAACGGCCATTCAATTCTGGAGATCAGATCGTCGGCCCCGTTCAAAAGCAGTCAACCTGAACAGCATGGAAATATTGTTCAGTTCGGTATTGAAAATGCCCTGATCTCTCAGTTGATTAAACGTGTGATCGATACATCTTCATTCCCCAGTGCGGTGCGCTTGATCACCCCCTATACAGTCACCGACGGCGACAAACAAAATGTTCGCTTTGCTGTTGAGTTGAAAGGCCCGGTCAAATATTCATTTTCTGCGGCCGGCAACTCCCTGAAGATGGTGGTTGTGGATGGTCCCTTTGCAGAGACCGTTCCTGCCCAGCCGAGCACTTTGGATGTGGTGACCTCACGCGACACCGTCACCAGGGCTGCGCGCGTGGCCAGTAGCGAAGACTCCCCAAAGAATGCACCGTCGGGGGCATCAACGGGTGCTGATGAAAACTCGGTTGTGGGGGATGCCGTGCCAGTCGCTGGTACAGAAAAAGCTGATCTTTCACCGCAAGCAATGCAAGAGGGACGTTATATCGGGCAAAAAATCTCTTTGGTCTTTGATAATGCCGATATTCGTAAAATACTTCAGCTGATCGGCGAGGTCAGCGAGATGAATATTATTGCCAGTGACGACGTTAAAGGTTCTGTCACGCTGAGGTTGATCGATGTTCCCTGGGATCAGGCCCTTGATCTGATTATGGAAATTCAGGGGTTGGGGATGATCCCGCAGGGGAATATCCTGCGCGTCATGCCGAAGGAAAAGATTTCCGAAATGCAGCAGAGCGCCTATACCGCTGCGCGGACGCAGGAAAAGATTGAAAATCTGGTGACGGACTATATTCAGGTCAACTACACCGAGTTGAAAAACGTTATTGGTCCGCTGAAGAATATTTTGACGCCGGGGCGCGGTAAAATTGATGAAGACTCGCGAAACAAGCAGATTATAATTACCGATATTCCAAGCGTAGTAGCGAGGGCCCGTGATCTGGTTTCAAAAATTGACACACCGGAACGTCAGGTGCTGATTGAGGCACGTATCGTCGAGGCCAACGCCAGTTTCAGTCGGGACCTCGGCGTGAAATGGGGGCTGTCAAAAACCAATCCGAATGCCGGTTCTAATAATCCAAGTGCAATTAATGTCGGCCTCGGGGGGAGTTTCCTGATTGCTCCGCCGACGGCCGGATCGGTTGGACAGGCTGGTTTTGCAACGGGGATTACCTTTGGCCAGCTTGGTATTGACAGCACCATTCTCGACATGCGTATTTCGGCCCTTGAGTCATCAGGACGGGGGAAGGTCGTTTCGTCACCACGCATTACCACGCTGAACGGTCTGGCTGCCAAGATCAGTTCTGGTACGAAAATCCCCTATCAGTCGACCGATGACAGTGGCAGTGCAAAGACCGAGTTTGTCGACGCGAACCTTTCCCTTAATGTGACGCCGGTGATTAACCCTGACAACAGCGTTATTCTGACAATCGCTGCGTCAAACAGTTCGATCGGCTCGACGGTGAGTACCGGGGCCGGGACCGCACCGAGTATCGATACCAAAGATGCAAATACGACGGTGCTGGTGAAGGATGGACAGACAACAGTTATTGGTGGTATTTTTGTCGAGCAGGAGGTTGAATCGATTGCCGGAGTGCCATTGCTGCAAGATATCCCGATGATTGGACATCTGTTTCAATCGAAGAGCGTACAGAACTCACGTTCCGAACTATTGATTTTCATCACGCCAAGAATTATTGATTAA